A region of Hoplias malabaricus isolate fHopMal1 chromosome 12, fHopMal1.hap1, whole genome shotgun sequence DNA encodes the following proteins:
- the tmem237a gene encoding transmembrane protein 237A, with protein sequence MTDLTTASEQLQAFLLLLLLPALHHIQDHDSDLSAMGRKQTRGVPPMPSQESGDEMPTAKPKKRKVKKEINDVEEPEGWTEPAVELEELAGHMETENRDTMTPEPQDVPPQRRKKKKKAHTLDLEVEQQDLINGDAREAHTDGEEAPRRSRKKRKSKMVENQYTNELGVEEDDIVTDAHAPISHRSLFSAPLGHSQPLSKVFVEKSRRFQARDRLDLTREQLEEFMEVRPTWNTRDVAMSVHSGFRIIGLFCHGFLAGYAVWNIIVVYMLAGDQLTTLPNLLQQYHSLAYPAQSLLYLLLSISTVSAFDRVNLAKASMALRGFLTLDPAALASFLYFAALILSLSQQMTSDRINLYPTANETLWPPGSEHQILQPWIVVNLVVALFVGLAWIFVSTRPDMDYTEEFLMAMDVEEYPQHEEKSDIHA encoded by the exons ATGACAGACCTCACC ACGGCCTCAGAGCAGCTCCAggccttcctcctcctcctcctcctccctgcaCTCCACCATATCCAGGACCATGACTCCGACCTGAGCGCAATGGGAAGAAAACAGACA CGTGGAGTGCCTCCAATGCCAAG TCAAGAAAGTGGAG ATGAGATGCCGACTGCCAAACCCAAGAAGAGGAAAGTTAAGAAGGAGATCAATGATGTGGAGGAGCCAGAGG GATGGACAGAGCCTGCTGTTGAACTGGAAGAATTGGCTGGTCATATGGAGACAGAAAACAGGGACACTATGACCCCTGAGCCTCAGGATGTCCCCCCgcagaggaggaagaagaaaaagaaggctCATACTCTTG ACCTAGAAGTAGAGCAGCAAGACCTTATTAATGGAGACGCACGAGAGGCTCATACAGATGGAGAGGAAGCCCCAAGGAGAAGCAGAAAGAAGAG AAAATCTAAGATGGTAGAAAACCAGTACACGAATGAGCTGGGTGTGGAAGAGGATGACATTGTGACTGATGCACACGCTCCTATCTCACACCGCTCTCTGTTCTCTGCTCCGCTTGGCCATAGCCAGCCTCTCAGCAAAGTGTTCGTGGAGAAAAGCA GACGGTTCCAGGCGAGAGATCGTCTGGATTTGACCCGTGAACAGCTGGAGGAGTTCATGGAAGTGAGACCCACCTGGAACACACGAGATGTGGCTATGAGTGTTCACAGTGGATTCAG AATCATTGGGCTCTTCTGTCATGGCTTTCTGGCAGGTTATGCTGTGTGGAATATTATTGTGGTTTATATGCTGGCTGGAGATCAGTTGACCACACTGCCCAACCTGCTGCAGCAGTACCATAGCTTAGCTTACCCTGCCCAGTCTCTACTCTACCTGCTGCTCTCCATCAGCACGGTGTCTGCCTTTGACAG GGTGAATTTGGCCAAGGCTTCCATGGCTCTGCGAGGTTTTCTCACACTTGACCCAGCAGCCCTTGCATCATTCT TGTACTTTGCAGCTCTCATTTTATCTCTCAGTCAGCAGATGACTAGTGACCGCATAAACCTGTACCCCACTGCCAATGAGACACTGTG gCCTCCAGGTTCAGAGCATCAGATATTGCAGCCATGGATTGTAGTAAATCTGGTTGTAGCTTTATTCGTCGGTCTGGCCTGGATCTTCGTCTCGACTAGACCAGACATGGACTACACAGAAG AGTTTTTAATGGCGATGGATGTGGAGGAGTATCCGCAGCATGAGGAGAAGTCCGATATCCATGCATAA